DNA sequence from the Nicotiana tomentosiformis chromosome 3, ASM39032v3, whole genome shotgun sequence genome:
GAATATTAAGTAGGGAGCTTGCTTTAGGTCCACCAAATAAAGAAACACCTGCAAATGATGCAAACAACATTTTACATTTGTTCATATCTACAACAATTGGACAAAATGCCAGCAGCATTTGCTAGATTTTTCAAAACACATGATCTACTAGTTGCTGGTGAATCTATAAGATCTCTAGCAATTTACAGCTTCAGATTTATAGGAAAAGTACCAATCTCTGAAAATTACTACTAGGGAAAAAATATTATTAGTCCAGTTTACAATCTCAATTGAGATGCAAGAGCACAAAATTACAATTAGCAAAATCCTTCAAAGACGATGGTCAAATAAACTGTGTAGAAaattctaattaaataaataagaattCAGTAATCTATAGGTTTCATGTCATGTTGGTGAAAGGTGAAGGACTGACAGAAGATAACCATAAACATGTAAAAACCGGAGTATTTTGGGAATCTCTAGTTTTAGAATGAGATTTAGAGGACCTCTAGTATTAGAGAAACCTTAATttgccaacaacaacaaacaacaacaacaacccaatataatcccactagtggggtctggggagggtagtgtgtacgcagaccttacccctaccctggggtagagagactgtttccgatagaccctcggctccctccctccaagaaaccttaatttgccaaaataagaTAAATTACTTGGTATTGGAATGAAATTTACCTAAATAGAGTGGAATAGATACAGAGGATTCATACAGCAGACACTTCATGAATGAATGTCACCAACTAATTTGGGATGGGACGAGTTGAATTTTTGGACTGCGGGACAACAGAGGCGGTCAAAAACATCCTAAACTATAAAAGCAAAGAtgacataaaactacatagagaATTACAAACAGTGAGAAACACTTTGAAACATAAAATGGATGGAGGAAGATGTGTCTTGACTCAGACTACAAACAAGTAAAGTTACGAATAGAGTACCGATGGGCTTTGAGAAAACTGACATGACAAAGGAAGGATTTGTTTTGCGTCAAGATAATACAAGCTTAAACAAGGAAATTAGAAGAATTCTTAAATCATACTGAACAACAAATGAGATGACACAATGCATGTTCCGTAGGCTTCTCTATATAGatgaaatattttaataataagaGCCACTTCAAGtagaaaaagaaaaactaagaaGTAATTTATTATAGAATAACCATCAAGAAAACATGTTATTGCTAAACTTGGCATCAGATTCTTCTTACTTTCTTAAAGCTAAGTGGTCTAACAGCGCTCATTTAGAAGCTTAATTGTACAAGCTCAATTGTACAAAGAGTTTACCAAGAAGCCTCACCTTTTTCTTGAAGTTCCAGAATCAGGTCATTAAGACCTCCGGTTTGCACCAAATCCCTATGAACGAGAAGAGTTTCCTATAAAGGAAAGTAATTAAAAGATGTTAAACATGGATACCTTACAAGTCTGATACTGTGCACTGTATTAGGACAAAGAATTACAAGTTACCATTGCATTGCAGGCTGCTGGATAATCGGTTTTCGCATCCAAAACAATACGTTTGGCCATATCCAAGTCAGCAGACTTATCAATGAAAATGTGGCAAATACCATCTGGAAGAAAATAGAGCATCTTCACCATTTTTGCAGTCTTGCTACCAAAGAAGCAAATTGTGCATATAGCATACTTAGAAGTTATCAATAGTTGAGATAAGATATAGTTACCAGCATGACCAAGAACAGGAATTTTTGTTGCAGCCTTAATTTGAGAAACAAGTTTATTGCTACCTCTTGGTATAACAAGATCAATCACATCATCAAGCTGGAGCAGGGAAGAAAAAAACTCAAGAGACAAACTCATGTCTAATGTACACTTGCATTCAATTTATAAAAAGGTACCTTAAGCAATTCAGGGATCTCTTCTCTAGAAGTCACTAACCCAATAAGTTTTTCACCAACGCTTGGAGGAATGGCTGAGGTAATCACCTGGCATAAAAGGAGGAaccaaaaaggaaagaagaacagGTGAAAAGCTGTACATTACCAAGTGGAAGTTGAAACACCATGGAAAAATGGTCTGAGGACAAATTCTCAATTAAACCTTGTGTAAAAATGCATTTGATCTTTTGGCCTCCTTTCCTCCTTTCAACAAGAGGCCATTCCCACTTCGGACTGCTAGAGAAGCTATCTGCTCCACAAAGCAAAAAAGTGAAAAGGTTTGTGAGCTTTTGAAATAATAATCCAAGAATAGGCAATTCAAGTATGCATCGACTCCAACATATTTTAGTGGACCACCCTCACCTCCTAGGGTGCCAAATTAAGAAAAGACAAGCTGCTGCACAAGTACCATGAAAACCCAACCACTCTGTTCTTTTTTTTAACCTTTCTGATAGGTTTTCGTAATTTTAAAAAACTACTCTTAAGCGAACAAGTAACTGGTGACGTAGAACTTCCGGAAAATAAAAAGAATGTAAAATATTTTCCATCCCTGCTTACCTGTACAAGTGCATCAGGTCGTGACTCAAAAATAATCAGGAGAACGCCCAATGGAGATGACGTCTTCTCCAATATGATTCCATCAGCAAGCTGAATAAGGCGATAACATTCCAGAAATCAAGATTACATCCCAAAATGAATTCAAAGACAAATCAGTGATCAAGTTCTCTTCATAAATggttgttctttatcagtattcCCTAAAACTTCAACGAGTTGGCCCAGCTTTTTCTTGGTTAAAGACACAACAGAGTAAAAGATAGGTTTGTCTATACCATTCGATTGCCAtaaagaaacattgttagcatttTCAGGTATGCAACTAGTGACGAAGACCCAGAGGACCAATGAAACTTTAGTTTTTACTAATAATATTTGTAGCTTCTTCTAGACTGCCTTTAAGCAAAGAAAAGAGAGCTTCAACTAGAATGAAAGCCACTGCCTGGATTCGATTCAAGAAGTGTTCAATAAAGAGAATGGGATAGATGAAAGTAATGGGACAAATGCTATTCCCCATGAATATGCTGCTAGTCTCTGTTGGATGTGGAATTTCTGCTCTTAGGGGAAGATACACTCCTTTAACCCTCTCTTTGAAACATGTATTAGCACCATTCACTATAGTGTGTGATCCACTATATTGTCCAGGACTGCAGAAAGATATTTCATAAGAAGCTATTTCACAAGATTACTCTCCAAACTGATCTTTGTTCCACATCTCAATAAAAGCATTCACTGTACAAATATTGGTATCTGGTTTATTCACCTCATCTTTTTACAAGTCAAACCATAATGTTCAAAGGCACGAGGTAGTGCCCGATAAACAAGATTTACTTACCTCCGTCCTCTTTAAAATGCGGCCAATAGGCTCATCCATGTTAGCAAGCACACGGACAGAGTTTGCAAGACTTGAAATCTAAAATTAAATTCAGCAAGAATACTAAAATAAGTAAATGAACATTCAGTGAGAATAATTTACACAAGACTAGATCTACCATAAGTGAGCAATGTCTTACTTTTCCTGGCTTCAAAGCTAACCGAGATACCAAAGCCTTCTCGTATCCAGCTTGTTGAGCAGCAGCCACATCAGCTTCATTTTCAGCCAGGATTTCCTCTTCATTTGCTTCCAGTGCATCAGCTATATCTAGCAAAATTTTACTCCTTTCTTGAGAAGAGAGTGCCTGAAGTAAAAGAAAGAAATAGTCAGCAGCCGCATCCATGCAGCTCTACTACAATTTATATTTACGTGTCCCTCTATGTAAAATACCTGAAGCCGCCTGGCGCATTCTCTTGCAGAAACTGCCATCTCGCGAGCATCGATATCCCCTGTTGACGCCCATTTGATGGCTTCACGATGAAAGAGAGTGCCAACACGTTCTCCATCTAGTGCTTTAATGATATTGTTGTTGGCGAAGCCACTTGTTCCACAGAGAGAGAGTGAGACACACAATCAGCAGGAGTTGAAATATTGGGAGCAACAAGTAGTGAGCTACCAAAACATTACATCTAATAGGCTCAAGAACAATGCTTTGCTAAGTGCAATATGCTTCCACCAGATACTGAATTGTACTCCTTAACACCTGAACGACTCGTGTGATTACAAGCATCTGTTCTACTCTCACCTTTAAAAACTCATTAGGCCTCTTAATGTAACAAGATAAAGATATTCACAAAATTGTTAACTTTACTAGATAAGCTTTGTCATGTTTGATGCGTGTGGGTTCATCTGAGCTCATCATGTTTGGAATAGACAACAGAAATATATGTGAAAAACCCAGAAAAACAGTAGTATGAATATTCAATTTTTAACCTAAGTTTTCAATAAACTCAGAAatttgaacccataaaatttaaatcctggatccgtctCTAATTTGATGGAAGCATCACCTTTTCCATGGTAAAAATGCAAGGATGAATGGGCCATCTTGTTATGAAATTAATGcaaccatttttctttttctttttgtgtgGAATAGATGTCAATGCATCAAGCAAAAGCTTCCAATGCTCTAGAACTTCTTAAACATCTCTGCTTGATCAGAAGAGAAATCTTAAAGCTTTTAGACCATCAAACTACAACTTAAGGAACATGAATATTGGGGTCTATCAATGCATATCCGGAAAACATCATAACAGCTTCCACTCAAATCCTCAAGCTTCTCTACCCTGATTGAAAGCTAAAAGCTCAACTTTGACACAAACTGTTTTTGCTGCATTTTCTACTCTCTTAAATATCTTAATAGGACACGCACACAATTTATCAACACAAAGTTCAAAATGTCAGAATTCTGTTAGTATTAACATCATACCTGGTTATCACAACAGGAATGCCAGCATAAGCTGCATACACAGCAGCTTTTACCTTGGCAGTCATGCCCCCTCTTCCCACTCTAGACTTGTCTCCAAAAGTAATCAGCCCCTCATGCTTCTCTTTAACATATGTATGAATTAGCTCTGATTGCGGATCGCTTGGAGGGCCAGTGTAAAGACCGTCTACGTCGCTCAACAAAACAAGAAGATCAGCTTTTAGCTCCAGAGCCAATAGAGCTGCCAAACTGTCATTATCCCAAAAGATTCCAGAGGAATCCTGCAAGGAGAACTAAAAACTGTCACTATTAAGACCAAAACAAGAACCTAgaacaaaaatgaaaaaattgGAACTTATTATCTTATGGATACTAGCTAAAAATTGAAAACCATATCATGTCAAAGGCTGAAGACCAAACAAAATCAAGAtgatattttggaccaaaatttaAAAGAAACCAATTTAATAAAAGGGTTCATGTGACGTGACAATAAAGTAAAAAACAACAGAGATAAAGAAAATGCATGTAACTCAGGGTCTCAGACATATCAACAATCAAGCAGGTTCCAAAGGATCAAAACTTGAAACAGCTGAAcaaacatttcaaaaatttagGAGTTGCACTCTTGGTTGGTCTTAACTCTCGACACAAGTTAGAGTCGTCAGTTTTATTCTCATAAAACATCAATAGCGAAGGGACTGTAACAGAAAGCACCAGATACAGCATGTACAGTAGTAAAACAAGAGAAATGGTACCTCGTAAGGAGCTTTCCGCGTGCTGATAGCATCATTCTCGTTAAATATAGGTACAACTTTCAGACAGAGCAATGAGTTTACAGTTTCATTGAGTTGTCTCCTAAAGTCCGGATCTCTAAAGTCATTATCAGTCACCATAAGCTGAGCTGAGGTTACGTCCAACTGTATGAAGGTAAGACACAAAGCGGGAAGGTCACTACACAATCCTTTGAGCAAAGAAGGAATGGTTCCGCCAAACAAAATAAGGCATTACACCATACAAATATACACAGAAGTTCCAAAAACCAAGCTTTTACCTGACTGAATAACGTATCATACAGGGCCATGAGGCCATTCTGACCCACAGCAGCACAAGCCTTGCCATCAAGATCACCTTGAGGCTTTTGAAGGTCCGCAAAGCTGCAAATATGGAGACTTTCCAAGAATTAGTAAATATACGTTTGAGCAAACCTAGACCTCAATAGACTAGACTTTTCAGATTAGCAGGCTTCCAGTTTATTAGATATACTTAACCTAATAAGAGTAAGGCATGTCACGGCCTTGGCAGCTATATCATCCGCTTTGGCCGGACATCCTCGGCTTTTGGGCCTCATGGTTTTGTCTCCTTGGGCTTTATCCCAAAAGGTGCCTCAACAGTTGAATCCTAAACTCGCTTTTATATGGCCGGCCCCTAACTATACCCTCCCATTCCCATGTCGAATTTACCCAAGGCAAGTTTCACAACGATCTCTTTCGAGTTCAACCGCTAAAGGTCTTTGGGCTGTTACAGGGGCCAATTAGCTATTTAGTACATTGAAAACTGCATTTGAAATGTGAATAATGAAACACACATACTTGATATTTTAAAGTAGTATCTTGTTAATGCCGAAATGTAAAATATTATCTTTTGCTTCTCGTCGACGAGGATAATAGATTGAGTGTATTCTAATATCCAATAATACACGAAATCAGATGTAAAGGTTCAGGTGTCTGCACTTGTAACGTTTTATCCATAATTTAGGCAGTTAGcagcagtgttatcaaaggcgtaaagcgcaaaaaagctttaaggtccgttggggctttaagcgcaaagcgcaaataaagcgtgggctttaatgaaaaaaggcgcaacaggtgaaaaagtaaaaatatgtatatgtagtTCAAAaccaataattataagcatgaataacaaatctacatacaaaaaaaaaattaaaaagttttaCGACACTGAAGTGCCCCCAAAGCGAtgcgaagcgctcaacatgtttctCGCTTCAGGACTTAAGCGCTCCTTTGACAATACTGGCTAGTAGAATACAATTCAAAAAATTATACAATAGGCAAAGATGCCATCCATGAGATAAACTACTCTATACATGTTACTGACATTTTAGTAAGAGGTTCTCATTCACCTGTATCACTTAACATAAGCCACACACTTACTTTTAATGATACCAAAAGTTGCATTTAACTCAAACGGGTTGTTAAGCTATTTGAATTAGAATTTTAGAATACAAAGAGAACATCGTTTATACAGAAAGAACAAAGCAGAAACCTGCTATTAATCAGCTTCCTATATCGAAGCCGCTGACGGCCAACACCAACGGCACCTGAGGtcaccaaaataacttcaaagcctTGGGTGGTAAGTTCCCGAATCTGTAAGTAGTTTGTAAGCAAACATAATAACATATAATTAAAAGAAACTATCTAATCAATATAGTGGAAATTGAGTAAGCATAAGATTCACCTGCTCACACAGTGAGCCCATTCTTCCAAGTGCTAATCTTCCATCACCTCGAGTCACGACTGCAGTTCCAACCTTTGGAAAAACAAAACAATTTGTTAAAAGGAAAACTAAATGTATTAGCACTAGAGATTAAGAAAAAGATAACTACAAAAGATGGTACACCAGACCAGGGGCGCTCAATGAAATCGGAGGCCTAAAGTGAGGAAATAGCATTAGAAATGTGACAACGGTTGGATAAATAGACACAATTAATTTAGATAACCAAGAAAAAATTGTGGTCTTAACAAATTttctttcaagtttttaagttttCTTTTAAGTATTCCACGGTATAACATTttctaatattttaaaattttgagttaaattatttaaatattcatATCTACTAATAAAATATCTGATAACTAAAACTAATGTAGTGTATTGAAACAAATGTTAATGTTTTGTTAACTTGAAAAAATCTTActaatataaataattataaccATTAGAAAAAGTTTTGGGGGCCTTTGACTCGTGGAGCCTAAAGCAGAAGCTTTAGTGGCCTTATCCTAGAGCCACCATGCACCAAACGTGTAACCAGGGGTGGAGCTAGAAGCTTGGATGCGGGTTCGGTCGAACCCAATAGTCTTTGCTCAAAGAGTGTATTTGTTTTcataaattcattaaatatgtacgAATTTTACATCTAGAACCCAGTTATTAGACCTTGAAGTTGGTCGTTCTAAATTCACAACCAACCACAACAACAAtgcagtataatcccactagtggggtctgtgaggatagtgtgtacgcagacctcaCCCAAACCCTGGGGTAAAGAGGATGTTTCAGATAGAAACTCGACTTTCACCATCCAAGAGAACTTCCCACCTTGCTCtcgggtgactcgaactcacaacctcttggttggaagtggagggtgcttgcCACTAGAGCAAGCCAAACCTTTTTCTAAATTCACAACCCACAAAGTTAAAATCCTGGCTCCGCCTATGCATATAACATCTCGCATCCATCGAAAACCAAGGTTCAAAAAACAAATACTGCCTAAGACTTGGTGGCGAGAGTTAGTAGTTACGGTGCAAGTTGGCCCAAAAAACACGATTAttcaaacaaaacaaaaagaGATAACATGCAACATAGCTGACAAAAGAGTAAAACTAATATGCAGAAATGAAGGATAATTAGGACCTTTTCCAATCTACAAAAAAAACACCATAAAAAACGAAGCAGAATGACCACTGTTACTAAAATCTAACATTCATCGGACACTCAAATTCAAccaaaaaaaagagaaaacaaatgCATCATATACTTCATACCGAACTACCTTATTCCATAACTCAAACACCACGACTAtacaaatcaaaagaaaaaaaaattacttataaAGGCATGAACGAGGAAAacacgaaaaaaaaaaaaaaaaaaagaggaaaatcaACCATCAAACTAGACATGCAAATATAATGTATACACTAAATAAAGtgaaacaaaaaaagaaattgaaaaagataaaaaatataCCTTGATAATAATTCGTTTGACGTCCTTAACAAATGCCCGAGCAGGATCAGCCGTATCCATATTCACAAATAAACAAAGAGAAACGGCTCCTCTCCTAGCCTGGTATCCCTAGTGCGGAGAGTCCTCAACTCCCGCAACTCCGCCAAAGCAACAACAAAATACAACTTCAAATCCTCCTTAGTTCTATCTATTTTTTCTGCTTCTGTTTACTTGTGCTCTGTTTTGTTGTAGATTAGAGATGGATGTGTGCTCTGTTTTGTTGTAGATTAGAGATGGATGATATCTTCCCACTTATATATAACACGAATTGACCCTTGAGGTAGATTGAGGGGTTGGAGAAACCGTAGTAGTGTTGTCGtctacttttttttctttctttatttatatCACTTCTTTTTTGTGTGGCACTGTCAATAGAGCAATTGCGGTATGCCACGTCTGAGGGTAATTCTGTAAATTTGAAGGGAACAACTCAGCAGAGATACATGGACTCTCGCACGTTGTGGCCTTATTTACCGCTGCTTCAATCAGAACCAAGTCAGGACAAAATAGGTCAGTAACTTGTCTCTTCCTCACGAGTTTTCGCgaatttgttttatttattttttttaattttatttcatgCCAAGGACGACAATATATGCAAAATTACAGAGTGCATGTGAAAAGGAAAGGAAAACAAACAAAAAACACTTCATGTGGTTAGAGATTGGGAGTTGCTAACCACTCTGTTAATCGAATATTTGTTGGTTCGTCACTTATATATCTGGTATAAATTTTTCCAATATTTTAATTGGATAGTTGAGACTTCAGATTTTTATAACTAAATTCATTATACTTTTAAATTATGGacttaaattaaaatatttattgaaatATTTGTAATCTTTCATATATTTttcatattaaaaatattatGTTCGCTTAAACTCATTGTTTAGATATTCCATCCAATACTATTTAAATCTCGCCATCGTCTTTGTCTCTCCTCTTTATTCACTAAGTCAACTATTCCTTACTATTAAACAACTCTTAGGGTCGTGTGGTAAGATGCATCAGAGAAAATAATACATGCATTAGTTTTTGTTATTACCAATTCCTTATTTGGTATACTTTTTCAACTTATGTATTACTAATGCAAATATCAGTTATATAACTTATTTGGTATTATCTTATGTATAATTAATACATAGTAAAATATGGTATTAGTAATATCAAGgctactaatgcatgcattagcatggttaaagataaaattgtccttaaagtcccttaaaaCTAAAGAATATGAAGGATATTTTTGTAAAcaattaattttcttaaaaattatgcaatgtaTTCTAATTTTCAATACACTACGCCAAACAGTGGATAAGAAATGATCTCTGCATAACTAATATTTGCATTACTAATTCTTGTATTGCTAATGTACCTTATTCAGCATAATTCTTATACACCccaccaaacgaccccttaaagtACTGGTGAGGTTTGTTTTAAAAATAAGTGACATTTTAATGTCAGATTCTGCAAGAGTTAAAATATTGTAAAAGATACTTTCTAATCTTTTTTCCCAACCAATCACTTCTCATAGTCAAATGGTATTTGGTTAAAACTATTTCGCAGAAATTAACAAAGTTTATCGGAAAAAATTTCTTACACTTGTCGGAAATCAACAAATGCACCACCGAATTCTCTTCCTGTTCTGTTTTGGTATTTCTCCTTTCTTTTCCCTTTTCATGTCCTGCAGCCAAATTTCTGCAAAATGTGATTTGGTTTTTATCAGATTACAATAACTCTGCTCAAACATTACATGTGATTCCTTTTCTAGATTTTGTGCAAGTTTTTATCCCAACGTAACTTCTTTCCAAAAGATGAAACCTGTTATAACTCCGTTGCCCTTCATGTTATCTTTTTCTAGATTctgtatatataatattttcattCTTTCTTGAATTTTTTGGTGAATGTTTTTAGATGCTTTACAATTTTTCCTTAAAACTTGCATAACCTGATGCTATAAaaatgttatta
Encoded proteins:
- the LOC104108074 gene encoding delta-1-pyrroline-5-carboxylate synthase isoform X1, with amino-acid sequence MDTADPARAFVKDVKRIIIKVGTAVVTRGDGRLALGRMGSLCEQIRELTTQGFEVILVTSGAVGVGRQRLRYRKLINSSFADLQKPQGDLDGKACAAVGQNGLMALYDTLFSQLDVTSAQLMVTDNDFRDPDFRRQLNETVNSLLCLKVVPIFNENDAISTRKAPYEFSLQDSSGIFWDNDSLAALLALELKADLLVLLSDVDGLYTGPPSDPQSELIHTYVKEKHEGLITFGDKSRVGRGGMTAKVKAAVYAAYAGIPVVITSGFANNNIIKALDGERVGTLFHREAIKWASTGDIDAREMAVSARECARRLQALSSQERSKILLDIADALEANEEEILAENEADVAAAQQAGYEKALVSRLALKPGKISSLANSVRVLANMDEPIGRILKRTELADGIILEKTSSPLGVLLIIFESRPDALVQIASLAVRSGNGLLLKGGKEAKRSNAFLHKVITSAIPPSVGEKLIGLVTSREEIPELLKLDDVIDLVIPRGSNKLVSQIKAATKIPVLGHADGICHIFIDKSADLDMAKRIVLDAKTDYPAACNAMETLLVHRDLVQTGGLNDLILELQEKGVSLFGGPKASSLLNIPEANSFHHEYGALACTVEVVEDVNAAIDHIHRHGSAHTDSIITEDKEVAELFLRQVDSAAVLHNASTRFSDGFRFGLGAEVGISTSRIHARGPVGVEGLLTTRWLARGSGQVVDGDKAIVYTHKDLNLEARV
- the LOC104108074 gene encoding delta-1-pyrroline-5-carboxylate synthase isoform X2, yielding MDTADPARAFVKDVKRIIIKVGTAVVTRGDGRLALGRMGSLCEQIRELTTQGFEVILVTSGAVGVGRQRLRYRKLINSSFADLQKPQGDLDGKACAAVGQNGLMALYDTLFSQLDVTSAQLMVTDNDFRDPDFRRQLNETVNSLLCLKVVPIFNENDAISTRKAPYEDSSGIFWDNDSLAALLALELKADLLVLLSDVDGLYTGPPSDPQSELIHTYVKEKHEGLITFGDKSRVGRGGMTAKVKAAVYAAYAGIPVVITSGFANNNIIKALDGERVGTLFHREAIKWASTGDIDAREMAVSARECARRLQALSSQERSKILLDIADALEANEEEILAENEADVAAAQQAGYEKALVSRLALKPGKISSLANSVRVLANMDEPIGRILKRTELADGIILEKTSSPLGVLLIIFESRPDALVQIASLAVRSGNGLLLKGGKEAKRSNAFLHKVITSAIPPSVGEKLIGLVTSREEIPELLKLDDVIDLVIPRGSNKLVSQIKAATKIPVLGHADGICHIFIDKSADLDMAKRIVLDAKTDYPAACNAMETLLVHRDLVQTGGLNDLILELQEKGVSLFGGPKASSLLNIPEANSFHHEYGALACTVEVVEDVNAAIDHIHRHGSAHTDSIITEDKEVAELFLRQVDSAAVLHNASTRFSDGFRFGLGAEVGISTSRIHARGPVGVEGLLTTRWLARGSGQVVDGDKAIVYTHKDLNLEARV
- the LOC104108074 gene encoding delta-1-pyrroline-5-carboxylate synthase isoform X3, with amino-acid sequence MDTADPARAFVKDVKRIIIKVGTAVVTRGDGRLALGRMGSLCEQIRELTTQGFEVILVTSGAVGVGRQRLRYRKLINSSFADLQKPQGDLDGKACAAVGQNGLMALYDTLFSQLDVTSAQLMVTDNDFRDPDFRRQLNETVNSLLCLKVVPIFNENDAISTRKAPYEFSLQDSSGIFWDNDSLAALLALELKADLLVLLSDVDGLYTGPPSDPQSELIHTYVKEKHEGLITFGDKSRVGRGGMTAKVKAAVYAAYAGIPVVITSGFANNNIIKALDGERVGTLFHREAIKWASTGDIDAREMAVSARECARRLQALSSQERSKILLDIADALEANEEEILAENEADVAAAQQAGYEKALVSRLALKPGKISSLANSVRVLANMDEPIGRILKRTELADGIILEKTSSPLGVLLIIFESRPDALVQIASLAVRSGNGLLLKGGKEAKRSNAFLHKVITSAIPPSVGEKLIGLVTSREEIPELLKLDDVIDLVIPRGSNKLVSQIKAATKIPVLGHADGICHIFIDKSADLDMAKRIVLDAKTDYPAACNAMETLLVHRDLVQTGGLNDLILELQEKVQKFNSSHPKLVGDIHS